The proteins below are encoded in one region of Mycobacterium pseudokansasii:
- the eccA5 gene encoding type VII secretion system ESX-5 AAA family ATPase EccA5, whose translation MTRPQSTAEDARNALVAGLLASGISVNSLQPSHNPQVAAQMFTTATKLDPGMCDAWLARILAGDQSIEVLAGAWAAVRTFGWETRRLGVTDLQFRPEVSDGLFLRLAVTSVDSLACAYAAVLAENRRYQEAAELLDATDPRHPFDTELVSYVRGVLYFRTKRWPDVLNQFPEATPWRHPELKAAGAAMATTALASLGVFEEAFRRAQEAIEGDRVPGAANIALYTQGMCLRHVGREEEAVELLRRVYSRDPKFTPAREALDNPNFRLVLTDPETIEARKDPWDPDSAPTRAQTEAARHAEMAAKYLAEGDAELNAMLGMEKAKKEIKLIKATTKVNLARAKMGLPVPVTSRHTLLLGPPGTGKTSVARAFTKQLCGLTVLRKPLVVETSRTKLLGRYMADAEKNTEEMLEGALGGAVFFDEMHTLHERGYSQGDPYGNAIINTLLIYMENHRDELVVFGAGYAKAMEKMLEVNQGLRRRFSTVIEFFSYTPQELIALTRLMGQENEDVITDAAAQVLLPSYTKFYNDQTYSEDGDLIRGIDMLGNAGFVRNVVEKARDHRSFRLDDADLDAVLNSDLTDFSQDQLLRFKELTREDLAEGLSAAVAEKKTTT comes from the coding sequence ATGACTCGCCCGCAGTCAACCGCTGAAGATGCCCGCAACGCCCTGGTCGCCGGTCTGCTCGCCTCTGGAATCTCGGTCAATAGTCTCCAGCCCAGCCACAACCCACAAGTGGCGGCACAAATGTTTACCACCGCCACCAAACTGGATCCCGGCATGTGCGATGCCTGGCTGGCCCGGATCCTCGCCGGCGACCAGAGCATCGAGGTGCTCGCCGGCGCTTGGGCGGCGGTCAGGACATTCGGTTGGGAGACCCGCCGTCTCGGCGTAACGGACCTGCAGTTCCGTCCCGAGGTCTCCGACGGGTTGTTTCTGCGGCTGGCCGTCACCAGCGTTGATTCGCTGGCATGCGCATACGCTGCGGTCCTCGCCGAGAACAGGCGTTACCAGGAGGCGGCCGAACTGCTCGACGCCACCGACCCCCGCCATCCTTTCGACACCGAGCTGGTCAGCTATGTGCGGGGGGTGCTCTACTTCCGCACCAAACGCTGGCCCGACGTGCTGAACCAGTTTCCCGAGGCAACGCCATGGCGTCACCCGGAACTGAAGGCCGCCGGCGCGGCGATGGCCACCACCGCGCTGGCGTCACTGGGCGTCTTCGAGGAGGCGTTCCGGCGAGCGCAAGAAGCCATCGAAGGGGACCGGGTGCCGGGTGCGGCCAACATTGCGCTCTACACGCAGGGCATGTGCTTGCGGCATGTCGGCCGCGAGGAGGAAGCCGTTGAACTGTTGCGCCGGGTGTATTCGCGCGACCCCAAGTTCACCCCGGCCCGCGAGGCTCTGGACAATCCCAACTTCCGGCTGGTACTGACCGATCCGGAAACGATTGAGGCGCGCAAAGATCCGTGGGATCCGGATAGTGCGCCGACCCGCGCCCAAACGGAGGCTGCTCGCCATGCCGAGATGGCCGCGAAGTATTTGGCGGAAGGGGACGCCGAGCTGAATGCGATGCTCGGCATGGAAAAGGCCAAAAAGGAAATCAAACTCATCAAGGCGACGACCAAGGTGAACTTGGCACGGGCCAAGATGGGGCTTCCCGTCCCGGTGACATCGCGTCACACCTTGCTACTGGGGCCGCCGGGTACTGGAAAGACTTCGGTGGCAAGGGCATTCACCAAGCAGCTCTGCGGGTTGACGGTATTGCGCAAGCCGCTGGTGGTGGAGACCAGTCGCACCAAGTTGTTGGGCCGGTACATGGCCGATGCCGAGAAGAACACCGAAGAAATGCTCGAGGGTGCGCTGGGCGGTGCGGTTTTTTTCGACGAGATGCACACTCTGCACGAGCGTGGCTATTCCCAGGGCGACCCCTACGGCAACGCGATCATTAACACCCTGCTGATTTACATGGAGAACCACCGCGACGAGCTTGTGGTCTTCGGCGCCGGTTATGCCAAGGCGATGGAAAAGATGCTGGAAGTGAATCAAGGTCTGCGACGGCGGTTTTCGACCGTGATCGAGTTCTTCAGCTATACCCCGCAAGAATTGATCGCGCTGACCCGGTTGATGGGTCAGGAGAATGAAGACGTCATCACCGACGCGGCAGCCCAGGTGTTACTGCCGTCGTACACCAAGTTCTACAACGACCAGACCTACTCCGAGGACGGCGATCTGATCCGAGGCATCGACATGCTCGGCAACGCAGGTTTCGTGCGCAATGTCGTCGAGAAGGCCCGCGATCACCGTAGTTTCCGCCTGGACGACGCAGATCTGGATGCCGTACTGAACAGCGATCTGACGGATTTCAGCCAGGACCAGCTGCTTCGATTCAAGGAGCTCACCCGCGAGGACCTTGCCGAAGGCCTCAGCGCAGCAGTGGCGGAGAAGAAGACGACGACTTAG
- a CDS encoding PPE family protein, whose protein sequence is MDFGALPPEVNSLRMYSGPGSAPLLAAVAAWDGLAAELRSTANSYDAVISELTGEGWLGPASASMAAAVAPYMSWMSITGVQAEQTAAQAATAAGAFEAAFAMTVPPTMVAANRARLMILVATNIFGQNTPAIAATEAEYGEMWAQDAAAMYGYAAGAAAASTLTPFTEPAQTTNPAGPAGQASAVAQAAGSSAGTLTQSELPQLMSVVPSALEGLASPASALSGVAAANPAAATPVPGGILADILNFLDGRDGNPYGTFLNSSLVNGFTSAGYVSPDLITPAITGAMADLNSLQAGGLPAISPPDGGHFNFPALAAASAPASAPASTGVSSVVTGLNRAAFVGRLSVPESWTAATQVVNHAGAAAPGGGWTSTATVPDAAAGTPGVPGMPAPGVYGHSFGSGPRYGFRPTIMSRPPAAG, encoded by the coding sequence ATGGATTTCGGAGCGCTTCCACCAGAAGTCAATTCGCTGCGCATGTATTCCGGTCCGGGTTCGGCGCCGCTGCTGGCTGCTGTGGCGGCCTGGGACGGGCTGGCCGCGGAACTGCGTTCGACAGCAAACTCATACGACGCGGTGATTTCGGAGCTGACCGGCGAAGGCTGGCTGGGCCCCGCATCGGCATCGATGGCGGCTGCAGTTGCCCCGTATATGTCGTGGATGAGCATCACCGGCGTCCAGGCCGAGCAGACTGCCGCCCAGGCGGCGACGGCGGCGGGTGCATTCGAGGCCGCGTTCGCGATGACGGTGCCGCCGACTATGGTCGCGGCTAACCGTGCTCGGTTGATGATCCTGGTTGCCACCAACATCTTCGGCCAGAACACTCCCGCGATCGCGGCCACCGAGGCCGAGTACGGCGAAATGTGGGCGCAGGATGCCGCGGCGATGTATGGCTACGCTGCCGGCGCTGCGGCGGCCTCGACGCTGACACCGTTTACCGAGCCGGCGCAGACCACCAACCCAGCAGGGCCGGCCGGCCAGGCTTCGGCCGTCGCTCAAGCAGCCGGCAGTTCGGCAGGCACTTTGACACAGTCGGAGCTGCCGCAATTGATGTCGGTAGTGCCGTCCGCGCTCGAAGGACTCGCGTCACCGGCATCGGCCCTGTCCGGAGTTGCAGCTGCGAATCCCGCAGCTGCAACTCCGGTGCCGGGCGGCATCCTCGCCGATATCCTGAATTTCCTGGACGGCAGAGACGGCAACCCCTACGGGACCTTCCTCAACTCCTCGCTGGTCAACGGCTTCACCTCAGCCGGGTACGTTAGCCCGGACCTGATCACGCCCGCGATCACGGGTGCCATGGCAGACCTCAACTCGTTGCAGGCCGGCGGACTGCCGGCTATCTCGCCACCCGACGGCGGCCATTTCAACTTCCCCGCATTGGCGGCGGCGTCGGCCCCGGCATCGGCGCCGGCCTCGACGGGTGTGAGCAGCGTCGTGACCGGGCTCAATCGGGCGGCGTTCGTCGGCCGATTGTCCGTGCCGGAGAGCTGGACGGCTGCCACCCAGGTGGTGAACCACGCCGGTGCCGCCGCCCCCGGCGGCGGTTGGACCAGCACCGCCACTGTTCCCGACGCCGCAGCGGGCACACCTGGCGTGCCGGGAATGCCCGCCCCGGGTGTTTACGGACACAGCTTCGGCAGCGGTCCCCGGTACGGGTTCAGGCCGACCATCATGTCCCGGCCCCCGGCCGCGGGCTGA
- a CDS encoding PPE family protein — protein MTVALDFAMLPPEINSARMYSGPGSGPMLAAAAAWNSLAAELRATALSYHSVLAALTGEEWYGPASASMAAAAAPYVAWLSATAVQAEQTAIQAEAAAGAYEAAFAATVPPPVIAANRTQLMALIATNILGQNTPAIAATEAQYSEMWAQDAMAMYGYAGSSAAATQLSPFVEPQQSTNSSGLAAQAAAVTEAAGTSAGSQPSTLSGLISMVPSALQGLSGPTSTSWLQVIWDLLTGSGPAWWQTLWNVWGPNANVWNTISSTGLFVPGSTFGPFMASLLGGAVAADAAQDASVAAAGAGNALAAGPLASTGGLGNAVSAALGNSGIVGKLSVPPAWTAASPLHNPLGSALGGTPMVAPPPAVAAGMPGMPFGNMAGHPFGRAVPQYGFRPTFVARPPAAG, from the coding sequence ATGACCGTCGCCCTGGACTTTGCCATGCTGCCGCCCGAAATCAATTCCGCTCGCATGTATTCGGGACCCGGCTCAGGCCCGATGCTTGCCGCGGCGGCGGCCTGGAATAGCCTGGCCGCGGAATTACGTGCGACGGCACTGTCCTATCACTCGGTGCTCGCGGCGCTCACCGGCGAAGAATGGTACGGTCCTGCATCGGCATCGATGGCAGCCGCCGCCGCGCCCTACGTCGCGTGGCTGAGCGCTACCGCTGTTCAGGCAGAACAGACCGCGATACAGGCGGAGGCCGCCGCGGGAGCCTACGAAGCCGCCTTCGCCGCGACCGTCCCTCCGCCGGTGATTGCGGCCAACCGTACCCAGCTGATGGCGCTGATCGCCACAAACATCCTCGGCCAGAACACCCCTGCCATCGCGGCCACCGAGGCCCAGTACAGCGAAATGTGGGCCCAAGACGCCATGGCGATGTACGGCTACGCCGGATCCTCGGCTGCCGCCACACAGCTGAGCCCGTTCGTCGAGCCTCAGCAGTCAACCAACTCCAGCGGGCTGGCCGCCCAGGCGGCTGCGGTCACCGAGGCCGCCGGCACCTCCGCCGGCAGTCAGCCGAGCACGCTGTCCGGGCTGATTTCCATGGTTCCTAGTGCATTGCAAGGACTTTCGGGACCTACCAGCACATCCTGGCTACAGGTGATTTGGGACCTGCTGACCGGGTCTGGACCTGCTTGGTGGCAGACCTTGTGGAACGTCTGGGGACCCAACGCGAATGTCTGGAACACCATCAGTTCGACCGGGCTCTTCGTCCCGGGAAGCACGTTTGGACCCTTCATGGCCAGCCTGCTGGGCGGCGCAGTGGCCGCCGATGCGGCTCAGGATGCGAGTGTGGCCGCGGCTGGAGCTGGCAACGCGCTGGCGGCGGGGCCGCTCGCGTCCACCGGTGGCTTGGGAAATGCGGTCTCGGCCGCTTTGGGCAACTCGGGGATTGTCGGCAAGCTGTCGGTGCCGCCGGCGTGGACCGCCGCCTCGCCACTGCACAACCCGCTGGGTTCGGCATTGGGCGGCACGCCGATGGTTGCGCCTCCGCCGGCGGTGGCGGCGGGTATGCCCGGTATGCCGTTCGGCAACATGGCCGGTCATCCCTTCGGACGGGCTGTGCCCCAGTACGGCTTCCGTCCCACCTTCGTCGCGCGACCGCCCGCGGCGGGCTAG
- a CDS encoding PPE family protein, with protein sequence MTDFGALPPEINSGRMYVGAGAGPMLAAAAAWDELAAELQSVAASYRSIVESLTVGPWTGPSSIAMAAAAAPYLAWINTTGAQAEQAAAQAAVAAAAYETAFAATVPPPVIAANRALLMTLIATNIFGQNTPAIAATEAEYLEMWAQDAAAMYAYASSSATAAQLTPFTEPPQTTNPSAAAAQSAAVAPATGTAAASDITTQLSQLIAAVPNALQSLASTTSLPTAAPSLPGSLFPALPPWLVTDIENWNIIMATLNGPYSLQGLAAIPGGPFLSFGQVYAYAQNGQGLQAFFAPSKPITGALAPIADSLGANLTSSSAGGGGPVTGAMGRAALVGSMSVPQGWTQAAPAMRLVSSLLPSNLAAAPAAAFSGEAGVFGQMALSSLAGRALAATTFGSAGSGTASSLGGVVAGADPATATIIVIPALDE encoded by the coding sequence ATGACGGATTTTGGGGCGCTTCCGCCGGAGATCAACTCGGGGCGGATGTACGTCGGGGCGGGCGCTGGTCCGATGTTGGCAGCGGCCGCGGCATGGGATGAGTTGGCTGCTGAGTTACAGTCCGTGGCCGCCTCGTATCGGTCGATCGTCGAGAGTCTGACCGTAGGACCGTGGACGGGGCCGTCGTCGATCGCGATGGCGGCCGCGGCTGCGCCGTATCTGGCGTGGATCAACACCACGGGGGCACAAGCAGAGCAAGCTGCCGCCCAGGCGGCGGTCGCTGCAGCCGCCTACGAGACGGCCTTTGCCGCGACGGTGCCGCCGCCGGTGATCGCGGCCAACCGAGCGCTGCTGATGACGTTGATCGCCACCAACATTTTCGGGCAGAACACACCGGCGATCGCGGCCACCGAGGCCGAGTACCTGGAAATGTGGGCCCAAGACGCGGCCGCGATGTATGCCTACGCCAGCTCCTCCGCCACGGCCGCTCAGCTGACGCCGTTTACCGAGCCGCCACAGACCACAAACCCGTCCGCGGCGGCGGCCCAATCCGCCGCGGTGGCACCGGCAACCGGCACCGCTGCGGCCTCGGACATCACGACACAGCTTTCCCAGCTGATCGCCGCGGTGCCCAACGCGCTGCAAAGCCTGGCCTCGACCACGTCGTTACCGACGGCGGCGCCGTCCTTACCGGGATCCTTATTCCCGGCGTTGCCGCCATGGTTGGTGACCGATATCGAAAACTGGAACATCATCATGGCGACCCTGAACGGGCCTTATTCGCTGCAGGGGCTCGCCGCCATTCCGGGCGGCCCGTTCCTGTCCTTCGGACAGGTCTACGCCTACGCCCAGAATGGCCAGGGTTTGCAGGCCTTTTTCGCCCCTTCCAAGCCCATCACCGGGGCCCTGGCCCCGATCGCTGATTCGCTGGGCGCAAACCTGACGTCCAGCAGCGCGGGTGGTGGTGGGCCGGTCACCGGAGCGATGGGGCGGGCGGCCCTGGTGGGCAGCATGTCGGTGCCACAGGGTTGGACGCAAGCCGCCCCCGCGATGCGACTGGTCTCCTCGCTGCTGCCCAGCAACTTGGCCGCCGCCCCGGCCGCGGCGTTTTCCGGCGAGGCCGGGGTATTCGGCCAGATGGCCCTGTCGAGCCTGGCCGGCCGCGCCCTGGCTGCCACCACGTTCGGCTCCGCAGGCAGTGGTACGGCAAGTTCATTGGGCGGCGTTGTCGCCGGGGCAGATCCCGCCACCGCCACCATCATCGTGATCCCGGCGCTCGACGAATGA
- a CDS encoding PPE family protein, which yields MFYAALPPEINSGRMYTGPGSGPMRAAAAAWDALAAELQSTAAACSSVIDSLTSGPWVGPSAVAMAAAAAPYVTWLQGTAAQAAHAATQAAAAAGAYETAFAAHVPPVEIAANRSQLASLVATNIFGQNTPAIAATEAQYGQMWVQDAVAMDGYAGSSAAAGQLTPFTEPPQVVNATGLAGQAAAAGQAAGTSAGTAAQSVLASADPISWLLQLGADLSTAYTKAMNDLVNGIFGPTAAADYVRLFLAVRGPVGFTTPFNCIGLLVNFPASQFLKFAPHSAAGGLGALSKEGLGAGLGLAPHWGRGWLTGATSGDVTAHWGRGTLVGSLSVPPSWATATPAIRTVAAALSAAGPEAVPAAALGEGGLLSSTALAGMLGSALGAGAPSAVSGVGVRGRITPLKDLKDATSPDKLQRLVAQISEKPESVQHHSVDPEGLDSLLEQLAKKPGIHAVHLSKGDKPKVVPSDSQLG from the coding sequence GTGTTCTACGCAGCACTTCCACCGGAGATCAATTCGGGCCGCATGTACACCGGTCCCGGATCGGGCCCGATGCGTGCCGCCGCGGCGGCCTGGGACGCGCTGGCCGCCGAATTACAATCCACCGCTGCCGCGTGCTCGTCGGTCATCGACAGCCTGACCAGCGGGCCGTGGGTCGGTCCGTCGGCGGTGGCCATGGCGGCCGCGGCCGCGCCGTATGTGACTTGGCTGCAAGGCACCGCCGCCCAGGCCGCGCACGCGGCCACCCAGGCCGCCGCGGCGGCCGGCGCCTACGAAACGGCGTTCGCAGCACATGTGCCGCCGGTGGAGATCGCGGCCAACCGCAGTCAACTGGCGTCGCTGGTGGCGACCAACATCTTCGGCCAGAACACCCCGGCGATCGCTGCCACCGAGGCGCAATACGGCCAGATGTGGGTCCAAGACGCCGTCGCGATGGACGGCTACGCCGGCTCCTCGGCGGCTGCCGGCCAGCTGACACCGTTCACCGAGCCGCCGCAAGTCGTCAACGCGACAGGACTGGCGGGCCAAGCCGCTGCGGCGGGCCAAGCCGCCGGAACCTCGGCCGGCACCGCTGCGCAGTCGGTCCTGGCCTCGGCCGATCCGATTTCGTGGTTGCTGCAACTGGGTGCCGACCTCAGCACCGCCTACACAAAGGCCATGAACGACCTGGTGAACGGCATCTTCGGGCCGACTGCAGCGGCGGATTATGTGCGGCTGTTCCTCGCTGTGAGGGGTCCCGTGGGCTTTACCACGCCGTTCAACTGCATCGGGCTGCTGGTCAACTTCCCCGCATCGCAATTCCTGAAGTTCGCCCCGCACTCGGCGGCTGGTGGACTCGGCGCGCTCTCGAAAGAGGGGCTGGGCGCTGGGCTGGGGCTGGCGCCCCACTGGGGCCGAGGCTGGCTGACCGGCGCAACATCGGGCGACGTGACGGCGCATTGGGGGCGCGGCACCCTCGTCGGGTCCTTGAGCGTTCCACCCAGCTGGGCGACAGCCACGCCCGCCATCAGGACCGTGGCCGCCGCATTATCGGCCGCCGGGCCGGAGGCCGTGCCGGCAGCTGCCCTCGGCGAGGGAGGGCTACTCAGTTCGACGGCGCTGGCGGGCATGCTCGGAAGCGCCCTCGGTGCCGGTGCTCCCAGCGCCGTCAGTGGCGTCGGCGTCCGCGGCCGTATCACCCCGCTCAAAGACCTCAAGGACGCCACGTCGCCGGACAAACTCCAGCGGCTGGTCGCGCAGATATCGGAGAAGCCCGAAAGCGTCCAGCATCACAGCGTCGACCCCGAAGGCCTTGACAGCCTGCTCGAGCAACTGGCGAAGAAGCCGGGCATCCACGCCGTGCACCTGTCCAAAGGCGACAAACCCAAAGTGGTTCCCTCGGATTCACAGTTGGGCTGA
- a CDS encoding DUF732 domain-containing protein has translation MKKLLALLALAAVIGVAAPAHADPQEPSGADDAGFLAALQQAGITYPSPAAAIGSAQAVCGYLDNGEAGLEVVHEVKVRNPGFNMEAASQFAVISAKYYCPQHLSHV, from the coding sequence ATGAAAAAGCTGCTAGCGCTACTGGCCCTGGCGGCCGTGATCGGCGTCGCGGCGCCTGCGCATGCCGATCCGCAGGAACCGAGCGGCGCCGACGACGCGGGCTTCCTCGCTGCGCTGCAACAAGCCGGCATCACCTATCCCAGCCCGGCGGCAGCCATCGGATCCGCGCAGGCGGTATGCGGATACCTGGATAACGGCGAAGCGGGACTGGAAGTGGTCCACGAAGTGAAGGTCCGCAATCCCGGATTCAATATGGAAGCTGCATCGCAGTTCGCGGTGATTTCCGCGAAATACTACTGCCCCCAACACCTGAGCCACGTCTGA
- a CDS encoding MgtC/SapB family protein, translating to MQNLSIAEFTLRLAVGVGCGALIGLERQWRARMAGLRTNALVATGATLFVLYAAATEDSSPTRVASYVVSGIGFLGGGVILREGFNVRGLNTAATLWCSAAVGVLAASGHLVFALIATATVVTIHLFGRPLGRLIDHDNTVEEDEGLRPYQLQVLCRPKSAKYVRAQIVQHTARNDITLRGIHTGTATDDNIALTAHLLMDGHTPAKLERLVAELSLQPGIFAVHWYAGEQTNPMLPMSPSD from the coding sequence GTGCAGAACCTCAGCATCGCCGAATTCACGCTCCGGCTCGCCGTCGGCGTCGGCTGCGGGGCCCTGATCGGCCTCGAGCGGCAGTGGCGGGCGCGCATGGCCGGGCTGCGTACCAATGCTCTGGTGGCCACCGGAGCGACCCTTTTCGTGTTGTATGCGGCCGCCACCGAGGACAGCAGTCCAACCCGGGTCGCGTCGTATGTGGTGTCGGGCATCGGGTTTCTCGGTGGCGGGGTAATTCTGCGGGAGGGGTTCAACGTACGCGGCCTCAACACCGCTGCCACCCTGTGGTGCTCGGCTGCAGTCGGTGTGCTCGCCGCCTCCGGACACCTGGTGTTCGCGTTGATCGCCACCGCCACCGTCGTCACCATCCATCTTTTCGGCCGCCCGCTGGGGCGGCTGATCGATCACGACAACACCGTCGAAGAAGACGAAGGCCTGCGGCCCTACCAGCTGCAGGTGCTCTGCCGCCCCAAGTCCGCGAAATATGTGCGCGCTCAGATCGTGCAACACACGGCTCGAAACGACATCACGCTGCGTGGCATCCACACCGGCACAGCCACCGACGACAACATCGCTTTGACCGCTCACCTGTTGATGGACGGCCACACACCGGCCAAGCTGGAGCGGTTGGTGGCCGAACTGTCCTTGCAACCGGGCATTTTCGCGGTGCACTGGTATGCCGGTGAACAAACCAATCCAATGTTGCCGATGTCGCCGTCGGACTGA